The Meles meles chromosome 6, mMelMel3.1 paternal haplotype, whole genome shotgun sequence genome has a window encoding:
- the GPR33 gene encoding probable G-protein coupled receptor 33: MDLVNFTDLLSVSTLVRNSTHFPVPASNVIIAFLLCMSVIIGTITNGLYLWVLKFKMKKTANTLLYFHLILSYFISTLILPFIATTYLQDNHWSFGTAMCKVFNATLSAGMFASIFFLSAISIDRYLLTLHPVWSQLHRTPRWATGIVLGIWLSATALAMPYLVFRETQDDHNGRVTCQNNYAASPNWESNKMQTLGKSIHVACFISRFLLGFLLPFFIITLCYKKVANKMKERSLFKSNKPFKVMVTAILSFFVCWMPYHVHQGLLLTEHQSVLLQVTQLLTVITISFNALFSPTLYLFTGENFKNVFKKSILALFESTFSEEFLAERTQNLNSEAYI, translated from the coding sequence ATGGATCTGGTCAACTTTACTGATTTGCTCAGTGTCTCTACTTTAGTAAGAAACAGCACTCACTTTCCAGTTCCTGCCTCGAATGTGATCATTGCCTTTCTGCTGTGCATGTCAGTTATAATTGGTACCATCACCAATGGTCTCTACCTGTGGGTGCTAAAATTCAAGATGAAAAAGACTGCCAATACGCTCTTATATTTTCATCTCATTCTCTCCTATTTTATTTCAACATTGATTCTACCATTTATAGCCACCACCTACCTTCAGGACAATCACTGGAGctttggaactgccatgtgcaaGGTCTTCAATGCCACTTTGTCAGCAGGGATGTTCGCCTCTATCTTCTTCCTCTCGGCCATCAGCATTGACCGTTACCTTCTCACTCTTCACCCAGTGTGGTCACAGCTTCACCGAACCCCACGCTGGGCTACCGGCATCGTCCTGGGAATATGGCTCTCCGCCACTGCCCTCGCCATGCCCTATTTGGTTTTCAGAGAGACACAGGATGACCATAACGGAAGAGTGACCTGCCAAAATAACTACGCTGCATCTCCTAACTGGGAAAGCAATAAGATGCAGACATTAGGGAAAAGTATTCATGTAGCTTGTTTCATCAGCCGCTTCTTGCTGggcttccttctgcctttctttATCATCACGCTTTGTTACAAAAAAGTAGCCAACAAGATGAAAGAAAGGAGCCTGTTTAAATCTAATAAGCCGTTCAAAGTCATGGTGACtgccattctctctttctttgtgtgCTGGATGCCCTACCATGTACACCAGGGCTTACTTCTTACTGAGCATCAATCAGTACTTTTACAGGTGACTCAGCTACTTACAGTGATAACCATTTCTTTCAATGCTCTCTTTTCTCCCACACTCTATCTGTTTACTGGGGAgaacttcaaaaatgttttcaagaagTCCATTCTTGCTCTGTTTGAGTCAACATTCAGTGAGGAATTTTTGGCAGAAAGGACACAAAACCTAAATTCAGAAGCCTACATTTAA